In Vanacampus margaritifer isolate UIUO_Vmar chromosome 18, RoL_Vmar_1.0, whole genome shotgun sequence, a genomic segment contains:
- the LOC144038234 gene encoding rho GTPase-activating protein 15-like isoform X2 has protein sequence MVDLYAGVWPGHRAQRGPAQSLASLQVDDESKQAPIYANVAQLRQDHTDSPPHQDADGWEVHFDPESGQDYYYHSATGYTTWEKTLAESPRDPEPPLPSPSRSPIHFLSTASRPAWTSDWEQLVDERSGCPYFYNAMSGETSWDPPEPLSPYPPLMEPMNMHRFYQDESPKLPEEDYHSEDYPAGADGPDPDEEPLSMGSPASSREYDLSHVSRAVIPRASLDRSTPAGWSLSVEPDGTWVFINEHTLEQWVKSVDDLGQTYYYQKDGSRSQWTLPDVSATFQGGPLQAVPASPGLSQEENGVEADEVIFKNWRQNIAPAQLASVQDDTRFFPTHQRTTSDYSSDSSSTGNSPEAQSNAPNLEKAGILNKTKVSENGKKVRKNWAQTWTVLHGGTLTFHKDPKMTSPGVSSKTNQIAPEVSVDLRGAMISWASKDKSSKKNVLELKSRNGLEFLIQYDTESIITDWHKVLLDTIRQLEYQDHHSEEEDGSNLYEKISVPEAQIASDWRRASRPSVASTSGGETDPKKVRTKLMKFLMKRPSLQAVKEKGYIRDNVFGCHLATLCAQERTTVPSFVEKCIKAVERRGLDIDGLYRVSGNLAVIQKLRFKADHDELDLEDGQWEDAHVLTGALKLFFRELPEPLFPFHLFYDFISAIKISDYNIKWRSIYDLVKALPAPNHDTMSLLFGHLRRVIQCGEDNRMTGHNVAIVFGPTLLRPEAEAANIAIHTVFQNQIVEFILNEYERLFH, from the exons ATGGTGGACCTTTATGCCGGGGTTTGGCCGGGTCACCGGGCCCAGCGGGGACCGGCCCAGTCACTGGCATCGCTTCAG gTGGACGATGAGAGCAAACAAGCGCCCATCTACGCCAACGTAGCTCAGCTCCGCCAAGACCACACTGACTCGCCGCCCCACCAGGACGCCGACGGATGGGAGGTGCACTTTGACCCGGAGAGTGGTCAGGACTACTACTACCACTCTGCCACGGGGTATACCACCTGGGAAAAAACCCTCGCCGAATCGCCCCGTGACCCCGAGCCGCCTCTCCCCTCACCCTCCCGTTCTCCCATCCACTTCCTGTCCACCGCCTCCCGCCCGGCGTGGACGTCAGACTGGGAGCAGCTAGTGGATGAGCGCAGCGGGTGCCCCTACTTCTATAACGCTATGTCTGGGGAGACGTCCTGGGATCCACCGGAGCCGCTCAGCCCGTACCCGCCACTGATGGAGCCCATGAACATGCACCGCTTTTACCAGGACGAGTCG CCTAAACTACCCGAAGAAGACTACCACTCGGAAGATTACCCGGCAGGTGCCGATGGACCTGATCCCGATGAGGAGCCCCTGTCCATGGGGTCCCCCGCGTCCTCCAGGGAATACGACCTCTCCCACGTGAGCCGTGCAGTCATCCCCCGGGCCAGCCTGGACCGCAGCACGCCTGCTGGCTGGAGCCTCAGCGTGGAGCCCGACGGCACTTGGGTGTTCATCAACGAGCACACGCTAGAGCAG TGGGTTAAGTCTGTGGACGACCTGGGCCAGACTTACTATTATCAAAAAGATGGCTCCAGATCTCAGTGGACCCTGCCCGATGTCAGTGCGACCTTTCAAGGCGGCCCCCTGCAGGCGGTCCCTGCGTCGCCGGGACTGTCCCAGGAAGAGAACGGCGTGGAGGCAGACGAGGTCATCTTCAAGAATTGGAGACAAAACATAGCACCAGCACAGCTTGCCTCGGTCCAAGACGACACA AGGTTCTTCCCGACCCACCAGAGGACCACATCGGATTACAGCAGCGACAGCTCCAGCACGGGAAATTCCCCCGAGGCGCAGTCTAAT GCACCGAACTTGGAGAAGGCGGGAATcctgaacaaaacaaaagtgtctgaaaatggcaaaaaagtcAG GAAAAACTGGGCCCAGACCTGGACTGTGCTGCACGGAGGCACGCTGACCTTCCATAAAGACCCCAAAATGACATCGCCAGGAGTTTCG AGCAAGACCAATCAGATCGCCCCAGAGGTGTCGGTGGATCTGCGAGGCGCCATGATCAGCTGGGCCTCGAAGGATAAATCCAGCAAGAAGAATGTTTTAGAG TTAAAAAGCAGGAACGGTCTCGAGTTTCTGATCCAGTACGATACTGAGAGCATCATCACCGACTGGCATAAAGTATTATTGGATACCATACGGCAATTG GAGTACCAGGACCACCACTCCGAGGAGGAGGACGGCAGCAACCTGTACGAGAAAATCAGCGTCCCAGAGGCACAGATTGCCAGCGACTGGCGCAGGG cctcCAGGCCGAGCGTCGCCAGCACTAGCGGCGGCGAAACCGACCCAAAAAAAGTTCGCACCAAGTTGATGAAGTTCCTCATGAAGCGGCCCTCGCTTCAGGCAGTCAAGGAGAAAGGATACATACGAG ACAACGTTTTCGGCTGCCACCTGGCCACGCTTTGCGCGCAGGAGCGGACCACCGTTCCCAGCTTTGTGGAGAAGTGCATAAAAGCTGTGGAGAGGCGAG GTTTGGACATCGACGGACTCTACAGGGTCAGCGGGAACCTCGCCGTCATCCAGAAACTGCGATTCAAGGCGGACCACG ACGAACTGGACCTCGAGGACGGCCAGTGGGAGGACGCTCACGTCCTCACTGGAGCGCTGAAGCTGTTCTTCCGCGAGCTTCCCGAGCCGCTTTTCCCCTTCCACCTGTTTTACGACTTCATCTCCGCCATCA aaaTTTCTGATTACAACATAAAGTGGCGTAGCATTTATGACTTGGTCAAAGCTCTTCCCGCCCCAAATCACGACACCATGAGcctcctttttggacatttacgGAG GGTCATCCAGTGTGGCGAAGACAACCGCATGACAGGGCACAACGTGGCCATCGTGTTCGGGCCCACGCTCCTGCGACCCGAGGCAGAGGCAGCCAACATCGCCATTCACACGGTTTTCCAAAATCAGATTGTGGAGTTCATTCTCAACGAGTATGAGCGTCTCTTCCACTGA